Genomic DNA from Thermus amyloliquefaciens:
CCCACGTCCAGGCTGAACCCGTTCACATAGGTCCTCACGTGGGCCCAGATGACCTCCTCCGAAAGCTCCTGGGCGTGGGCCTTCAGGTAGGGGAGGGTTTCCTCGGGGTGGGCCCAGGCGTACTCCAGGCTCCGCCGCACCGCTTCATCCAGGGCCCGGATGAGCCCCTCCCCCAGGTCCCGCCGGGCCAGGATGGCCCCCAGGGGCAGGGGCAGGCCCGTCTCCCCCTCCCACCACTCCCCCAGGTCCAGAAGCCTCACCAACCCGTACTGGGGGTAGGTGAAGCGGCTTTCGTGGATGATGAGGCCCGCCTCCACCTCCCCCTGGGCCACCAGGGGCAGGATTTGGTCGTAGCGGACCTCCACGGGCTCAAACCCCTCCGCATACAGGGATAGGAGCAAAAAGGCGGTGGTGTTCCGCCCGGGGATGGCCACCCTAGCCCCCTCGAGGCGCTTTAGGGGCCTCTTGGCCACCACCAAAGGGCCCACGCCCCTGCCCAAGGCCCCCCGCTCCGCAGGGCCACGTACCGGTCCCTAACCCTCCCATAGGCGGCATAGGAGAGCTTGGTGAGGGGAAGCCTCCCCTCCAGGGCCCAGCGGTTTAGGGTCTCCACGTCCTCCAAAACCTCCTCCACCGGAAGGGGGCTCGCCACCCGGCCGTGGGTCAGGGCGTAAAAGATGAAGGTGTCGTTGGGGCAAGGCGAATAGCCCAGCCGCAAAACCTGCGCTTCCATGAAACCTACTGTACCCCCTTGAGGGCCCGCTTAAACAGCTCGGGGGCAAAGGCCTTGAGGGCCCTGAGAAACCCCGTGGCCCCCCGGGCCCGCCCGGGGATCACATGGACCGGAACCCCCAGGCGCTCCGCCTCGAGGCGCACGGGCTCGGAGAAGTCGTGGCCCACGTAGCTGGAGACGATCATGAGGCCATGGGCCTTTTCCAGGCGGTTCTGGATCCGCCTTAGGGCCTCCTTCCCCACCCCCGCGGTATCCGCATCAAACCAGTCCACCCTGAGGCCCCGGGCCTCGAGGAGGGGCACAAGCCGGCTTCTCAGCTGGGTGTGCCCACCCACCACCAGAAGGTGCTCCCCGTGGAACTGGGGGAGGCCCTCCTGCAAAAGCTCCTCCTTGGTCTCGGGCAGGGCTTTGGGGCTTTCCCCCAGGGCCTCCAGGCCCCGGCTCACCGCCTTAAGCTCCTCCAGGTACAGGGAGAGGCTCTCGTCGTGGGGCCTGAGGAAGAGGAGGTTACGGAGCACCTCCCGGGCAAGCTCCAGGTCCTTCTCCCGGTAAAGCGCCACCTCCAGGGCCTTCTGCCACTGCTCCGCCGCCTGCCGCCAGTCCCCTTTGGCCTCGTAGTGCTCCGCCAGATCAAAGAGCACCTCCAGGGCCTGGGGGTGGGCCCTCAGTTCCTCCAGCAGAAGCCGCTCCACCTCCTCCCCCCGCCCCTCGGCGTAAAGGGCCGCCAGGTACTGCCCCCGCACCGCCTCCGCCTCGGGGCTTTCCCGAAAGGCGCGGGAAAGGCGGTAGGCCATGGCCAGAAGCTCCAAGGGAGGCCTGGGGGTACGGCCTAGGGCCTGGTAGAGGACGTTAAAGGCCGCCCAGGGGCCCTCCAGCCTCTCCACCAGGGAGAGCAAGCCCATGAGGTCGGCCTCGGCCACCTCGGCAAGCCCCGCATCCCGGGCCCGGGAAAGGAGCTCCCGCGCCAGGACCTCCTCTCCCCCCTTCAAGGCCTCCTGGGCCAGCTGGAAAAGGTAGGGGGCGGGGTAGGCCCTAAGGGCGTGGGCCCGCTTGTGGTCCCCCAGGACCTCCCGCAGGGGCCGCCTCAGGGCCCGCTTCACCTGGGCCAGGTGGTGGTAGGCCAGGCCCGCCACCTCCCCCTCCCCCCGCTCTGCGGAGCGCTCCAAAAGGCGGAGGGCCTCGGCATACCGCCCCTCCCGCTCCCTCAGCATCCCCAAAAGGAGCAGGGCCTCGGGGATTTCCGCCCGGGCCAAGGCCTCGGTGAGATAGGGTTCCACGGACTTGAGGTCGTCCAAGGGCCGCACCTCCAAGGGGGAGCGCACCCGGAGGGCCACCAGGGCCAGCCCCAGGAAGCCCTCGGCCTCGTCCAGGTCCGCCAGCCTGCGGGCGTACCGCTCCGCCCGGGCAAAAAGCCCCTGGATCAGGGCCGCCTTCAGGCCAAGCCGGAGCATCTCCCGGGTCAGGAGGCCGGGGGCGAGGTCCTCCACGAACTCCGCCCGGCGGCTTACCTCCGCCCACTCCCCTTCCCGGGCAAAGCGGCGCATGCGCTCGGTGATCCTTTCCAAGGCCTCCCGCACGTACCCTTCCGCCTCGGGCAGGCCCGATTCCACAAACTGCCTGAGGGCGTCCGCATACCGGCCCAGGCTCAGGTAGACCCGGCCCAGGTAGAGCCGGTAGCGGCCGCCCCGGCCTGCCAGGGCCTCGAGGCGGGGCCTGGCCCGCTCGTACTCCCCAAGCTCCACCAAAACCATGGCCCTCAGGTCCTCCGCCTCCTCGGAAAGGGCCCGCCTCAGGACCTCCTCCGCCTCGGCGTAGCGGGAAAGGGCAAAAAGGGCCCGTCCCCTGAGGCAGGCCGCCTCCCCTTCCACCCCCTCGGGCAGATGGGCCAACACCTCCGCATACCGCCCCGCGGCCAGAAGCTCCCGCACCTCGGCGAGATCCCGCGCCTGGGCCAAAACGGGAACCCGCAAGGGGGCCTCCTCCGGAGGGGCCTCCGCCTCCCAGGCCTCCTCCTGGACCGCCAGCACCTCGGGCCTCCTGGCCAACACCAAAAAATACTCCCCCTCCCCCACCCGCTCCACCTGGTAAAACCCCAGCCGCCGCAACCCCTCCTCCACCCCTTCCGGGCTCTTGCCCAGGAAGGGCCCGTGGCCGTAAACCAAAAGCCCACCGGGCTGCAAAAGCCGGGCGAAGCGGGGAAGGCGCTCAAAGAAAGCGAATTGCTTCCAAAAAGAAGGGGCCTCCAGGCGGCTTTCCAGCCCCTGGTCCACCAAGCCCTCGGGGAAGACGGAAAGGAGGAGCAGGGTGTCAAAGGGGGGAAGCTCCGCCTCCTCCGCCCAGGCGGCGTGCCAGACCACCTCCGGCACCCGTTTTTTACCCAGCTCCACCGCCTCCTCCACCCCCTCCAAGGCGTGGAAGGAAAGCTCGGGCCGCTTCCTTTGCAAATAGCCCACCAAGGCCCCCGTGAAGGCCCCCACCTCCAAAACCCGCCCCTCGAGGCGGGAGGGCACCTCCCGGGCGTAAAACTCCAAGAAGGGGAGGTGCATGCCGTAGACCAGGGCCTCCCCCTTGGGCACCCGGAGGATCTCCCGGTAAAAACTTCGCACCGCCTCCCTCCCCCCACCCGAGAGGTAGGCCCGCCAGGCCCTGAGGACCGGCTCCCGCTTGGCGGGGCTCCCCACCCGCTTGGCCAACTCCGCCTCAAAACGCCCTGGGGACACCGGCCCCAGGACGGCAAACCGCTCCTTCAGGTATAGCCTTAGCTCATCGGGCATTTGCCGGCAGTCTACCAAAGGGTAGGGGGGTTGGTCCAGCAAAGACCCCCCGCCCGGGCATAACCCCAAGCGGGGGAGGCCAAAGGCCCCTAGGCGGGAACCCCTTGGGCGAAGAGGTCGGCGTAACGCCGCTTGGCCCGCATGGGAGCCCGGTGATACACGTAGGAGGCCAGGAGGGGGAAGGCCAGGGTGGCCTCGGCGAAGACCATCTGGGAAAGGGCGGCGTCCACCTTGCCCCAGCTTTGCGCCTCGGAAAGGGTGGAGCCGGAAAGCCCCCCGTCCCGCTCGTCGGCCACGGTGATCTGGATGGCGTACTTGTGCATCTCCACCTGGTGGCCCAGGACCTCCGCGGCCACCACGATGTCCTGGGCGAAGTTCTTGGGCACCCCGCCCCCCAGCATCACCAGCCCCGTGGTGCCCGCCTTGAGCTTGATCTCGGTGAGCTCGCGGAAGTCGGCCACGGAGTCAATGGTCACGTGGGCCTTGGGGTTTTTCACCTGGTGGTAGACCAGGCCGAAGCCGGCGGAGGAGTCGGAGAAGGCGGGGACGAAGATGGGCACCCCCTCCTCGTAGGCGGCCCGCACGATGCTCTTCTCCCCCAGGCCCCTCTCCGCCAGGTAGCGGCCCATGTGCCAGAGGAACTCCCGGCTGGAGTAGGGGCGGGGCTCCAGGGCGTCGGCGATCTCCGCCACCGTGTAGTCGGTGTGGCGGAGCTCCTCCTCGTCGATGTAGGTGTCGTAGATGCGGTCAATCCAAAGCCGCCTTAGGGTTTCGTCGTCCGCCTTGGGGTCCCCCTGGTAGTGGCGGTGGCCCAGGGCCTCAAAGAAGTCCTGGTCCACGATGTTGGCCCCGGTGGCCACGATGACGTCCACCAGGCCCTTGCGGATCAGGTCGTGGACGATGAGGCCTTGGCCGGCAGAGACCAGGCTCCCCGCCAGGGTGAGGATGACGGCGGCGTCGTCCTCCAGCATCCTCAGGTAGATCTCCGCCGCCCGGTGGAGGTTCCTCGCCTGGAAGGCGGTCTTGCCCATGGCCTCGAGGATGGGCCCGGCGTCAAAGGCCTTGATGTCTATGGGGACCACGGGCGTAGAGAGGAGTTGCTTCTTCTCCATCCTTCTCCTTTCTACGCGGGGTGGGCGTCGGGCGGCTCCCCCCCTTTCGCGCCCCCTGCCTTTAGGGCAGGATTTTCAGTATACCACCCCCGGCGATGGGGGGGTAGACCTCCAGGGGGCCCTCCACGGGGTCGTCGGGGCCCACCGCCTTCTTCCCCACCGCCAAAAGCCAGGCCTCCTCCAAGGGGATGCCAAGCTTCTCCAAGGCCTCCCGGGGCGTCTTGGCCTCCACCTCTAGGCGCTCGCCAAAGCGCCGCAGGTCGCCGTGCAGGATCACCTCCATCTCCCCTCCCTTTGGGGTCCCCACGCGGAAAAGTCCTGGGGCGGTATCAGTACCCCTCCCGCACCACGTTCAAAAGGGGCTCCCCCCGCAGGTAGCGCAGGACCTGCTCCGCCAAAAACCGGCCCGCCCGGCGGGGAAAGCCCTCGGAGAGGCCGGCCACGTGGGGGGTGAGGAGGAGCCCGGGGGCCCGCCAAAGGGGGTGGCCCTCGGGCAGGGGCTCGGGGTCGGTGACGTCCAAAGCCGCCCGCACCCTCCCCTCCCGCAGCGCCTCGAGGAGCGCTTCCGTGTCCACCACCGCCCCCCGGCCCGCGTTGAGGAGAAGCGCCCCCGGCTTCATCCGGGCCAGAAACCCCCGGTCCACCAACCCCCGGGTCTCCGGGGTGAGGGGGAGGAGGACCACCACCGCGTCCGCCTGGGGCAGGAGGTGGGGGAGGTCTTGCGGGGTGTAGACCCCGGGACGGGCGTGCCGGGCCACGGGAAGCACCTCCACCCCAAAGGGCCTTAGCCTGGCCTCCACCGCCTTCCCGATGGACCCGTAGCCCAGGAGGAGGACGACCCGGCCCTCCAAGTCGGGAAGCCTTCTTGGGGCCCAACGCCCTTCCCGCTGGGCCTCGAGGAAGCTGGGAAGTTCCTTCAGGAGGGCCAAAAGGGCCATCACCACCCACTCGGCCACGGGGACATCGTGGATGCCGGAGCCATCGCAGAGCACCACCCCCTCCGGCACGAGGGGCAGGATCCAGTCCACCCCGGCGGAGAGGGTCTGGACCACCTTGACCTCCACCCTTTCCAGGACCTGCCGCACCACCTCCTCCTGGCCAAAGGGGGGTAGGAAAAAGTCCACCGCCTCGGGCCAGGGCTCGTCCAGGTGGCGCACCTCCACCCCCTCGGGCAAAAGGGCGAAGACCTCCTCCCTAAGCCTTGGGCTCAAGATGCGCAAGCTAGCCTTCCGGCTGGTCACGGCTCACCTCCATGTACACGTCCTCCCTGCCCCCAGGCCCTGGGCCCAGGCCCACCTCCCGGAAGCCCGCCTTCTGGAAGGCCCGCCGGGCCCTAAGGTTGTGGGCAAAGGTGCGGAGCCTCACCCGCTTGAGCCCCAGGGGGCCAAAGGCGTAGGCCAGGGCCGCCCGCACCGCCTCGGTGCCGTACCCCTGGCCCCAGCGGTCCTTCCTCCCGATGAGGATACCCAAGGTGGCCTCCTCGGGGGTGAGGTCATAGAGCTCCAGGGTACCCAGGTACTCCCCCCCCTCGTCCAGGATGACGAAGGCCAGGCGGTCCTTGCGGCGCATCTCCGCCTGGACGAGGCGCTTGAAAAGCCAAAAGGGGGAGCGCAAGGGGCTTGAGCCGTTCCACTCCGCCACCTCGGGGTCGCGGAAGGTCTCATAAAGGCCCTTCCACTCCCCCTCGGTAAGCCCCGCGTGGAAGGGCTTCAGGGTTACCCGGCCATAGCGGGGCCAGTCCACAGGGATAGCCTACCGGGAAACGGAAAGCCCGGGCGGGGGTAAGCCCGCCCGGGAAGGGGGAAGGGCCTCAGGGGTAAAGCCCCCGGAGGGCCCGGGCCTCGAGGACCCGGGTGGCCGCCACCACATAGGCGGCGGTGCGCAGGGGGATCCTCTTCTCCTGGCTCACCTGCCACACCGCCTCAAAGGCGTTGCGGAGAACCCTCTCCAGACGGGCGTTGATCTCCTCCTCCGTCCAGAAGTAGGAGTTAAAGTCCTGCACCCACTCAAAGTAGCTCACCGTCACGCCCCCCGCGTTGGCGATCACGTCGGGAACCACCAGAATGCCCTTCTCCTGCAGGATGTCGTCCGCGGCCGGGGTGGTGGGGCCGTTGGCCCCCTCGGCGATGATCTTGGCTTGGATCCGCCAGGCGTTTTGCTCGGTGATCTGCTTCTCCAAGGCGGCGGGGATGAGGAACTCCGTGGGCACCGCCCAGAACTCCGGGTTGGGCAGGGGCTCGGCCTTGGGGTAGCCCCGCACCCCCCCGTATTCCGCCACGTGCTTAAGGAGGTCATAGGGGTCAATCCCCGCCTCGTTGTAGATGGTGCCCGTGTGGTCCTGGACGGCGATGACCCGGGCCCCGTGGTCGTGGAAGATGCGGGCGGCGGCGTTCCCCACATTGCCGAAGCCCTGGAGGGTTACCCGGCTCCCCTCAATGGGGAGGCCGATCTTCTCCGCCGCCGCCCTGGCGGTCACGAACACCCCCCGCCCCGTGGCGTCCCGCCGCCCCAGGGAACCCCCCAGGGCGATGGGCTTCCCCGTCACCACCCCGGGCACGGTGCGGCCCACGTTCATGGAGAAGGTGTCCATCATCCAGGCCATCTCCCGCTCCCCGGTGTTCACGTCGGGGGCGGGGATGTCCCGGTCCGGCCCCAGGAGGATGCCCACCTCCGAGGTGTAGCGCCGGGTGAGCCGCTCCAACTCCCGCGCGGAAAGCTTTTTGGGGTCCACCCGCACCCCCCCCTTGCCCCCCCCGTAGGGTAGGCCCACGGCGGCGTTCTTGATGGTCATCCAGGCCGCCAGGGCCATGACCTCCGAAAGGGTGACCTCGGGGTGGTAGCGCACCCCGCCCTTGGCGGGACCCCGGGCGGTGTTGTGGTGGACCCGGTAGCCCTCAAAGTGGGCCACGGTGCCGTCGTCCAGATGGATGGGCACGTCCACGATCAGGACCCGCTTGGGCCTCTTGAGGCTTTCCGCCAAGGGCGCATACCGCCCCAGGTAGGGGACCACCCGGTCCACCTGTTCCACGAAGATCTCCCAAGGTCCGCCGTCCTTGCCCAAGTAGGAAAGGGGTTCGCTCTTCATAGACACTCCTTAGGGGTAAACGCCCCTTAGCCGCGTGGCCTCGTTCACCCGTTCCAGGGCCAGGGCCATGGCCCCGGTGCGCAGATCGCTGGAAAGGTGCTCGGCCCTGTCGCACACCTCCGCCACCGCCCTGGCCACGCTCTTGGCGAAGCTTTGCCGCACCTCCTCCTCGCTCCAGAAGAACATGTTAAGGTCCTGCACCCATTCCAGGTAACTTGCCAGAAGCCCCCCGCCCCCCGTGAGGAGGTCCGGCACCACCAAAACCCCCTTGCCCAGAAGGTAGGCCTCGGCCTCCTGGGTCAGGCCGAAGTTGGCGGCCTCCAGCACCACCTTGGCCCGCACCGCCTTGGCCGTCTCCCCGTCTAGGGCCCCCTCGAGGGCCGCCAGGACCAGGTAGTCCACATCCAAGGCGAAAAGCTCCTCCGGGGCAAGGTCGTAGCGGGGAAGCTCCCCCGTGGCCTCGTAATGGCGCAGGGCCCCGGCCACCTCGAGCCCCTCCGCCTGGTACATGCTCCCCCGGCGCGTGGACACCGCCACCACCTTGAGGCCCATCCTTTCCGCGTGGAGGGCAAAGCTTCCCCCCACCTGGCCGAAGCCCTGCACCGCCACCCTGGCCCCCTCCAGGGGAAGCCCCCGGCGCCGGGCCAGCTCCTTCAGGACCAAAGCCACCCCAAGCCCGGCGGCGTCGTCCCGGCCCTCCGTGCCCCCCAGGGCGTGGGGCTTGCCCGTGACCACCCCGGGCACCGTGGAACCCACGGTCATGGAGTAGGTGTCCATGATCCAGGCCATCACCTGCTGGTCCGTGCCCAGGTCGGGGCCCAGGATGTCCATGTCTGGGCCGATCAGGTTGACGAGCTCAGCGGTGTAACGGCGTACCAACCGCTCCAGCTCCCTAGGGGAAAGCCCCTCGGGATCGGCGGCAATCCCCCCCGCTGCCCCACCGAAGGGGAGGTCGTAAATGGCGGCCTTCAGGGTCATCCAGGCGGCCAGGCCCGCGGTCTGGCCCAGGGTGACCCCGGGGTGGATCCGCACCCCCCCCTTGGCCGGCCCCCGGGCGATGTCGTGCACCACCCGGTAGCCCTGGAAAACCCGCACCTTGCCGTCGTCCATGATCACGGGCAGGGAGACCGTGACCAGGCGCTTGGGGTGGACCAGGTACTCCACCGTGGTGGGATGGATCTCCGCCACCTTCAAGGTTCTTTCCAGCCGCTCCAGGAAGGCCTCCCAGAGGCCAGGGTCCTCCGGAGGCCGATAGGCGGGAAGGCTCATACCATCACCGAAGGGGATTATACCCCGCGCCAAAGCCCAGTCCCCCAGGACCAGCACCCCATGGGCCCATGCGTGGAGGATTGCCGCAATATACCCGGGAAGAAGAGCGAGGCCCAAAGCCTTTCCGGGGCACTTAGGAGAGCCTCTCCGCCTCCTTCAGGGCCAAGGCCTCGAGGGCCTCCTTGTAGGGGGAAGGGGGCAGGGGCCGAAGCGCCTCCGCTGCCAGGTGGGCCCTTTCCCGGATGCGCGCCTCCACCTCCTCCGCCACCCCGCTTTCCCGGGCCAGGAGGCGCAGGCGCTCCAAATCCCCCTCCTCCCTCCCCCTGCGCCTCAGCACCTCCCGCACCTCGGGGAAGCGCTCCATGAGGAGGAGGGTGATGAGGGTGGCCTTGCCCTCCCGCACATCCCCGCCCACCGGCTTGCCCAGGCGCTCAGGGGTGCCCATGAGGTCCAGGTAATCGTCCCGCATCTGGAAGGCCTGGCCGTAGAGAAGACCGAAGCGGGCCAGGGCCTGGCGCACCTCCCCATCCGCGCCCTGGAGGAGGGCGGGGCCCTCCGTGCAGAGTTCCATGAGCACCGCCGTCTTGGCGGTGATGATCCTCTCGTAGTTCCCCAGGGAGTAGTCCTCCAAAGCCGCCACCTGGAACTGCAAAACCTCCCCTTCGCTCAAGGTTTTGGCCACCTGGGCAAAGCGCTCCACCAGCTCCATCCTTCCCGTCTTGGCGATCACATGGAGGAGCCTGGAGAGCAGGAAATCCCCCGAGAGAACCGAAACCGCATTCCCGTACCGCCGGAAGGCCGCCTCCTTGCCCCGGCGGGTCTCGGCGTCGTCAATGAGGTCGTCGTGGAGGAGGGTGGCGGAGTGCAAAAGCTCCACCGCCAGGGCCAGCTCCATCTCGTGGGGCGCCCCCCCAAGGGCCCTCGAGGCCAGGAAGACCAGCCGGGGCCGAATGCGCTTCCCCCCAGCCGTCACCAGGTCTTGGTGGATGAGGCGGACGAAGAGGACGTCCGACTGAACAAGCTCAGAAAGGGCCTCCTCAAACTGAAGGAGGGGGGCCTCGAGGTCGGCAAGGACCGTCACGCCCCCCAGTATAGCCCTTGGGGCCTCAGTAAACCTCTATGGGAGCCGGCAAACGGACCACCTTGGCTTGGCCGCCCAGGGAAACTGTTCGGTAGCTCACTACTTGAGTGGGGGCAAGGGGTGATGCAGAGCTCTTGCTTATGGTTCGGGAAACCGGGGGACAGGACTGGGCCTGAGCCAGGCAGGGCTCGGAAAAAGTAAAAGGTGCCTCCACAGGGTTGCCGCTCTCATCCAAGAGCACCACATACCCCCTGCCCGAGCCCGGCAGGGGATAGAGGAGCAGGGTGTAGGCGTAGTTATAGGCCACCACGTTGCCGTTTTGGTCACGCTCAAAGGTCAAAGAAAAGTTCTCCCGGGCCACCTGAACAGTGGGAGCACCCACCACAAGACCTCCCTCGAAGAAGGAACTACAACCGGACAAGCCCAGGAGCAGGATCAGCACCGGCAAAAACACCTTTCGCATCCACCTCACCCCCTTCACCCCATCATCTCCTCGCGCCACTTGGGATTAAGTATAGCAAAGCTGAGGCGGGTTAGGCCCGCCAGGAAGTCCACGTTCTCCACCGCCACCTCCTTGGGCACCTCCAGCACCACGGGGGCGAAGTTCAGTATGCCCTTCACCCCAGCGGCCACCAAGAGGTCGGCAGCCCCTTGGGCCGCCTCCCGGGGCACGGTGAGGAGGGCGATCTCTATGCGCCCCGGGACCCTCTGGGGCAAGAGCTCTAGGGGCTCAATCACCCCGCCCCGCACCGGTCGGCCGATCTTCTCCGGATCCACGTCAAAGAAGCCCCGGAGTTCAAAGCTCTCCCCAAACCCAGGGTAGTCGGCCAGGGCGCTTCCCAAACGGCCCATCCCCACGATGCAAAGCCCCCAGCGGCGGTTTAGGCCCAGGATGTGGCGGAGTTCCCGCTTCAGGACCGGCACCGTGTACCCCACCCCCCGGGTGCCGTAGGAGCCAAAGTAGGAAAGGTCCTTGCGCACCTGGAAGGCCGTAACCTGGGCCTCCTCCGCCAACTGTTCGGAGCTGGTGCGGTGAACCCCCTTGGCCTCCAGTTCCTCCAGGATGCGCAGATACGTGACCAACCGGCTGATGGCAGCGCTGGGAACCTTCATCGCACCTCCAAGGCCTCGAGGCCCAAGGCCTGTAGCTTGGCCTTGGTGGCCTCCTTTTCCCCCTCGGCCACCGGGCCCACCCGCACCCGGTAGACCCCGTCCTTCACCAAAACCACCGGGAGGCCCATCCCCTTAAGCTTCCCCACCAGGGCCAGGGCGTTTTCCTCCTTCTGGAAGGCCCCCACCTGGAGGTAGAGGGTGCCCGAGGCGGGCGGGGCCGCCCCCTGGCCCCGGTACACCTGGGCCCCGTAGGAGGCCAGGGCCTGCGCCACCCGGCGGGCCTCGGCCTCGGTGGCATACGGGCCCACCACCACCCGGGTGAGGCCTCCCGAAGGCTCCAGGCGGGCCGGGTACCCCTTCTGGACCAGCTCCTGGCGAAGCCGGGCGGCATTCTCCGGGTTGGCGAAAGCCCCCACCGCCACCCGGTAAGCCCCGCTGGGGGTAGGGCTGGGAGGGGAAGGAGGCGGGGAGGAGGAGCTGGACCCAGTGGGGGCCTTGGGCTTGGCTTCCGTGGCGGGCCTGGTGGGGGCCGGCTCCGCCGGGGCCTGCGGCAAGGGAAGCACGGTAACCACGGGCTCAGGAGGCTTGGCCTCGGAAGGGGAAGGCTGGGGGGTGGGCGCCCCCTGGGGCGGAGGAGCCGAAGAGGGCGCGGATGGGGAGGTCACCGCAGGTTCAGGTAGGGAAGAAGCGCCCACCTTGGGCCGGGCAAAGGGATTGATCCCGGTGAGGTAAAGGACGATGCCCGCCGCCACCAGGGCGATCAGGAGGAAGATGAGGAAATCCAGCCAGTTTTCCCGTAGCCAGCGCATCCTACCTCCGAAGCAAGGCCTGGGCCTCCCTTGAGCCCAAGGCGGCCGCCTGGGCCAAGGCCCGCTCCGCCTCCGCCTGCCGGCCCAGGCCCCTCAGGGCCAGGGCCAGGTTGTACCAGGCCGCCGCCTGCTTAGGCGCCTTGGCCAGCACCTCCCTTAGCACCATCTCCGCCTCTCCAAAGCGGCCAAGGCCCACCAGGGCCGCCGCCAGGTTTACCCCCACCCCTGGATCGCGGCCGGACGCGTAGAGGGGGCGGAGGAGGGCCAAGGCCTCCTCCAGACGGCCCATCTCCAAAAGCAGGGTACCCCTAAGGGCCTGGGCCTCTGGGGAGCTCATCCCCTCGAGGAGCCCCAACGCCTCCTCCCGCCGGCCCAAGGCGTAGGCGGCCTGGGCTTTGAGGAAGCCACCCGGCGGACCCGCCTCCTCCGCATACCGGTAGGCGTTCCGGTAATCCTTAAGCCGCAGGTAGGCCACCGCCAAGGCCAAGGCCACCTGGGGCTCGGGGCTTGTCCTGTAGGCGGAAAGCAGAAAACCCAAGGCCCCCTTGGGGTCCCCCGCCTCGAGGCGGGCCTGCCCCAAGAGGTAGGCGGCCTCCCACAGGGAAGGGTCCAGGGCATAGGCCTCCCGCAACAGGGGCTCGGGGCGGGGGGAAAGGAGGGCCTTGCGCAGGAGGAGCCTGGCCCTGGCCTTCCCCTCCACCGCCCCAAGCCCCCGGTCCAGCTCCCTGAGGGCCCGTTCCCTCAGCCCCTCCTCCGCCAGGATGCGGGCCAGAAGGTCCCAGCCCTCGGCCATCCTGGGCTCCCGGTTCAAAAGGCCATAGAGCACCGGCACCGCCTCCGCCCTCCGCCCCGCGGCGTAAAGGGCCTGGGCCAGGGCCAGGTGGTAGGCGGGGCTCCGCTCCGGGGTAAGCCCCCTCCGCAAAACCTCCGCCGCCTCCTTGGCCTGCTCCGCTTGGGTGAGGGCGGTGGCCCATCCTAAGTAGGCCTCCTCCGTGGGGGAAAGCTCCGCGGCCTTGGCGAAGGCCTCCGCCGCCTCCTTGGGCTTGCCCAGGCGCAGGTAGACCTGGCCCAGGTTGTAGTGGCCCTCGTAGCGGTCGGGGAAGACCCGGACCATCTGGTCAAAGGCGAAGCGGGCCTCCTCGAGGCGGCCCAGGCGGAAGAGGCTCACCCCCAGGCCCAGGTGGGCTGCAAAACGGCCATAGTCCTGGGCCAGGACCTCCTCGTAGGCCAGGGCCGCTTGGGCATACTCCCCCGCCTTGAACAAGGACTCCGCCCGCTCCCAAGCGGGTTGCGCCAAAGCCAGTCCAAGCCCCAGGAGAAGGGTTAAGGCTTTGGGAAAAGGTCTCGTCATAAGGGCCTCCAAACCCGTCGTTGCCTTTAGCATAGCACAGCTCCAGGGGAAGAGCCTTTGCTATCCTAAGGGCGTGGGTCCTCCCGGCAAGGCCCTGGACCTGGATGCCCCCAGGGTGCTGGTCCTGAACGCCGCCTACGAGGTCTTGGGGCTGGCCAGCATCAAGCGTAGCGTCCTCCTGGTGCTCTCCGGGGGAGCGGAGATGCTTTCGGAAAGCGGGCGCCACCTGCACACCCCCTCCACCCAGATCCCCGTCCCCAGCGTCATCCGCCTCAAGCGCCTGGTAAGGCGGGGGCCAAGCCGCATCCCCCTAAACCGCCGCAACGTCCTGAGGCGGGACCGTTACACCTGCCAGTACTGCGGCCGCCAAGGGGGGGACCTCACTGTGGACCATGTCCTCCCCAAAAGCCGCGGGGGCAAGAGCACCTGGGAAAACCTGGTGGCCGCCTGCCGCCCCTGCAACCTGAAG
This window encodes:
- a CDS encoding tetratricopeptide repeat protein; the encoded protein is MTRPFPKALTLLLGLGLALAQPAWERAESLFKAGEYAQAALAYEEVLAQDYGRFAAHLGLGVSLFRLGRLEEARFAFDQMVRVFPDRYEGHYNLGQVYLRLGKPKEAAEAFAKAAELSPTEEAYLGWATALTQAEQAKEAAEVLRRGLTPERSPAYHLALAQALYAAGRRAEAVPVLYGLLNREPRMAEGWDLLARILAEEGLRERALRELDRGLGAVEGKARARLLLRKALLSPRPEPLLREAYALDPSLWEAAYLLGQARLEAGDPKGALGFLLSAYRTSPEPQVALALAVAYLRLKDYRNAYRYAEEAGPPGGFLKAQAAYALGRREEALGLLEGMSSPEAQALRGTLLLEMGRLEEALALLRPLYASGRDPGVGVNLAAALVGLGRFGEAEMVLREVLAKAPKQAAAWYNLALALRGLGRQAEAERALAQAAALGSREAQALLRR
- a CDS encoding HNH endonuclease, with translation MDLDAPRVLVLNAAYEVLGLASIKRSVLLVLSGGAEMLSESGRHLHTPSTQIPVPSVIRLKRLVRRGPSRIPLNRRNVLRRDRYTCQYCGRQGGDLTVDHVLPKSRGGKSTWENLVAACRPCNLKKGDRTPEEAGMRLLKPPRAPRAPLFLSDLKEIPEDWQPYLQAWLT